The region CGTACCATGGATAGCGCCTCTCTATCGGGTCGCGGGTGTCCGATAGATGTCGCAGGGCGAAGTCTACGCCGATCCGCGGCATCAGTTCAAAGGCGGTCAGCATGGTGCCGGCCTGGGCCCGGGCTGTATTGAACAGGGCCAAGGCGTCCTCTGGCGAATGAACCGCAACAAAGGCTGCTTCTTCCTTAAGCGGTGCCGGAAACAGTTTGAGCACTGCGGCTGTAATAATCCCAAGGGTTCCCTCTGCACCGAGAAACAGCTGCTTCAGATCATAGCCGGTATTGTCCTTGCGGAGCTTTCGGAGTCCGTTCCAGATCTCGCCGGTTGGCAGGACCACTTCCAGCCCGAGAACCAGATCCCGGGCGGAACCATAGGCGAGAACGCCGGTGCCGCCTGCATTCGTTGAGAGATTGCCGCCAATCTGGCAGGTGCCTTGAGAAGCCAGGGAAAGAGGGAAAAGACGGTCGGCATTCTCCGCTGCCTGCTGGACCGCTTCAAGGGTTACCCCTGCTTCAACGGTCATGCTGTTGCCCGATGCATCAACCTCTCGAATGCGGTTCAGACGGGAAAGCGAGAGAACGAATTCCTGACCATCCTCGGATGGGACCTGGCCACCAACCAGCCCTGTATTACCACCTTGCGGGACCAGGGGGACCTTGTGGTTGTTCGCTATCTGGATGATGCGGGCCACCGCTTCTGTGCTGTCAGGCCTCAAGACAGCAGGCGTCCTGCCGCGATAGAGATTCCGCCATTCGACCAGATAAGCGTGCTGGTCATCATCAGGAAGCAGTACAGTGTCCCTGCCGAGAAGAGCGATAAACTCCTCAAGTGCAGCCTGTGTTCGAGATGCGGATGTCACATGGCCTCCGACAGTTTGGGCGTTTCCGGGACCATATCCGATAAGCGTCTCGCGCCAAAGCAGGAACAGGCCGGTTTCAAGGGCTTTAACAAATTGTTGCAGAGATTTACCGCACCTGGGCCCGCAGATCGGCTAACACAGTCGCAATCTGGCTGCAGCCGGACGAATCGGGCAATTGTCGGATAGGGATCAAGGACGAAGCGTACACGCGCTTGCAGCCCGGCGTCTCCTGTGTCATAGGAAGCCGCCAGCATGTGGGGCGGTTTCGGTTTACTCGAGCATGCAACAGACGGTTTGGGCTGGTCAAAGACGAGGATGAAGATGGTCGAAGTTCAGGGTTTGATGGCTGGCAAGCGCGGGCTCATCATGGGGGTCGCGAATAACCGTTCGATCGCCTGGGGAATTGCCAAGGCCTGTGCCGATGCTGGTGCTGAGCTGGCGTTTACCTATCAGGGTGATGCGCTGCGCAAGCGGGTCGAACCTCTGGCTGAACAACTTGGCGCCCATGTGGCCGGTCATTGCGATGTGACCGACGGAGCGACAATTGATGCAGTCTTCGCCAATCTTGAAGAGAAATGGGGCAAGATCGACTTCCTGGTTCACGCCATTGCCTTCTCAGACAAGGATGAGCTGACGGGCCGCTATGTGGACACTACGGCTGAGAACTTCACCCGGACACTCGATATTTCCTGTTATTCGCTGACAGCTGTTGCCCAGCGTGCGGAAAAACTGATGACCGATGGTGGCTCCATCCTGACACTCACCTATTATGGTGCTGAGAAGGTCATGCCGCACTACAATGTCATGGGCGTTGCCAAGGCTGCACTGGAAGCCAGCGTCAAATATCTGGCTGCCGATCTCGGCAAGAAGGGTATTCGCGTCAATTCCGTTTCCGCCGGACCGATCAAGACTCTGGCTGCTTCCGGCATTGGTGACTTCCGCTATATCCTGAAATGGAACGAATACAATGCACCGCTGCGTCGTACGGTCTCGATTGAAGATGTGGGCATGTCGAGCCTCTATCTCCTGTCAGACATGTCTCGTGGCGTGACAGGCGAAACCCACCATGTGGATTCCGGTTATCATGTGGTTGGCATGAAAGCTGTTGATGCGCCTGATATCTCGGTGGTCAAAGACTGACGCCGGAAAACGTTATCTGGAAAAATAAAAAAAGCCGCAGCTTCCCCAAGCTGCGGCTTTCTTGTGACTGGATCGGATGCTTATTCAGCAGCGACCGGAGCCGTGTAATCTTCTGCCTCTTCATCCCGCTTGGCGAAGAACAGATTGTCCAGAGCCAGACGGTCCATGGACCGGAAGACAATCAGTGTAGCGGATGCTGCCAGGATGATGGCTGATGGGTAAAACAGGTGCTGGATGCCAGCAACCTTGGCAACCGGCAGATACAGACCAAACGGGTCCAGAAGAGCCTGCCAGATGGCCAGAGAAGAGATGCCGGTAATCATCAGCTGAGCCGGTACTGCGAAACGACGCAGGAAACCGCTGGCCACACAGGCACCAACGACGATCTGCACATAACCGAAATAGTATTGCAGCGTCTTGATGCTGAACATGTCGAAGTAGAATTTCTTCGAAACCATGACGCCCATGCCCGGATTGACCACTTTAGCCAGGCCCCACCAGACCAGCAGCATGCCGATGGTGATGCGAAGAATAAGAAGAGCGATTTCCTGAGATGTAATCTGTTTGTTGTTCATACCCCTAACCCCTTTTGCGTTTGAGTGAGGGCAGGTTACGGGCAACTACTTAAATAAAAGCTATGGTAACAGCTCTAATCTTAGCGTGATGTGGTATGAATTTGTGGTTTTATGATACTCAAATACGAATAAGAAAATATATTACAAAGGCTTGTGGAGATTTTACACAAAAGTAACAATACTTGCGATTTGCCTCAAAAAGGGGCTCGACAGTGTGCGAGACACCCTTTTTGAGGTCTTGACCTTAGGCAGAATGCTGCCCCAGCCAGCGATCAAGAGCCCATCTGTCCATAGATTTAAAGGCGATAAGCGTCAGTGAGCCAGCGATAATGACGGCAGATGGGTAGAAGAGGTGCTGAACCTCTGAAATCTTCTCCAGCGGCAGGTAAAAGCCAAACGGATCAAGCAGAGCCTGCCAGATGCTCAGAGAAGAGAGACCGGTAATGAGGAATTGGGCCGGAACCGTGTAGGTTCGCTTGAAGCCGACAACAACACAGAGGCCAATCAGAACCTGTGCAAAGCCGAAGTAATACTGCAGTGCGTCAAGGCTGAAGACATCAAGATAGAACTTGGCAGAAACGGCAACGCCCATATCAGGGTTGACGATACGGGCCAGGCCCCACCAGACCAGCAACATGCCTATGGTAACTCTCAGGGCCAGCAGAGATGCTGCCTGGGCAGACGTGGATTGATGAGACATGATCAGATAACCCCAAACAAGGTAAGCAGGTGCGCTTCCTGTTACTTGGGATCATGAAAGGGAAAGACAAGAGACAGACTAGAAAAACAGGCATCCAATCTGAACGTTGAAAGCGATGACCGGTCAGTCTGCCTGAAGCGGTTCCTGACCGGCAGGTGTACCATCCTGTGCGAGGCGGATTTTTTCCACCTTCTGTTCAGCCTGTTTCAGCAGTCCGTCACAATGGGTCTTGAGCGCCTCGCCGCGTTCATAGATGGCGATGGACTTCTCCAGAGCCACGTCGCCCCGCTCAAGCTGGCTGACGATGGCTTCCAGTTCCTGCAAGGCCTGCTCGAAACTCAGGGACTTGATATCCTCGTGGCTTGCTTGCTCAGACACGCGCTGCTCCTGCGGCTTTTAGAATCAACTCGCAAACAATGGGCGAGTTGGGCGGGCCGGTCAACAAAGGCGATGGCCCGCCTGTAGAAAAGGCATTTATTTGATCGGGTCAAGCGAGGCAGGCGCTTCCGACCAGTCCGGCACAAAGAAATCCGGTGTCAGGCGCTGGGTCGGGTCCACACGATACTGGTCGAAATCGGTGACGCCTTCTTCTGACAGGAAGGTGTCGTCAATCAGAAACTGACCGGTCAGCTCCCGTGATGGCTTGTTGAAGATCCGATAGGCGCTGTCGGCCAGTATTTCCGGCGTCCGGCTGCTGCGCATCATGGCTTCGCCACCGAGAGCAAACTTGATGGCGGCTGTGGCAATGGTTGTTCGCGGCCAGAGTGCGTTGACTGCGATACCCTTCGATCGCAGTTCACCGGCAAGGCCCAGAACACAAAGGCTCATGCCATATTTGGCGATGGAATAGGCGGTATGGCCCTTGAACCATTTCTCGCTCATGTCGAGCGGTGGCGAGAGCATCAGAATATGCGGGTTCTCTGCTTCCGTCAGATAGGGCACAGCATGTTTGGAAACCATGAAAGTGCCGCGCGTATTCACCTGATGCATGAGGTCGAAACGTTTCATCTCGGTCTGCTGCGAATTGGTGAGCTGAATGGCACTGGCATTGTTGACCACGATGTCAAGGCCGCCGAACGTATCGACGGTTTTCTCAAGCGCTCCTTTGACCTGCCCCTCATCCCGCACATCAACCACCAGAGGCAGAGCTTTGCCTCCGGCTGCCTCAATCTCTTCAGCTGCCGTATAGATCGTGCCTTCAAGCTTGGGGTGTGGGTCTGCGGTCTTGGCTGCAATCACCACATTGGCCGCGTCTCTGGCCGCGCGAAGGCTGATGGCCAGGCCAATGCCGCGAGATGCGCCGGTGATGAACAAGGTTTTTCCTGAAAGTGACATGACGATCTCGCTTGTTAGAAATTGGGTTTGCGTTTCTGGGTAAACGCCATAAAGGCTTCCGTGGCCTCTTCCGATGACAGGCAGGATTTGAAGTGATCGGCCTCTTCATCAATCCGAGCATGAATCTGGGGCGTGTCAGCCCGCATCATCTGCCGTGACAGGCGCAGGGCAGAGGGAGGGCGTGCCGCAATGCGTTCCGCCAGGGCTCGGGTTTCTGTCTCAAGGGTATCTGCTGCAACAATACGGTTGATAAACCCGGTCTCCACAGCACGTTCAGGGCCGACAGCTTCCCCAAGGCACAGCATTTCAAAGGCACGGGCATAGCCCATGCGTTTGGGAAACAGCAGGGTGGATGCGGCTTCCGGTACAAGGCCCAGATCAAGAAACGGGGTCTTGAACAGTGCCCGGTCTGTGGCCAGAGCCATATCACAGTGAAACAGCATGGTGGTGCCAACACCGATTGCAATGCCATCAACACCGGCCACAAGCGGTGTCTGGGACGAGGCGAGGGCATGCAGGAATCTCAGCACATCAGCGCCGAGACCATCACCGCCCTGGGCTATGCTGAGAAAGTCGAGAATGTCGTTGCCCGCCGTGAAACAGCCTTCGGTTCCGAGAAAGGCGATAGCCCGGACATCGGGATCATCGTCTGCGGTTTCAATCGCCCCGGCGAGGCTGGCATACATGGCCGCCGTAATGGCATTTTTCTTGTCAGGGCGGTTGAAACGGACCGTGCGAACCCGGTCGCGGTCTTCAACAGTGATGAAATCGGTCATCAGGTTTCTCCTTCGGGTCAGGACCCATGAACTTCGGCAAGATCATCGAGGGACAAAGACAAAGCCGTGCTGTGTCCGCTTTCGATGGTCCGGCGAAGTGAAGCTGTTTCGCAAAGATGGTTCGCCCCGAAAAACAGGGTCCGGCTCGTGATCAGCCGGGTCTTGGGGGTCTCATCTGACGGGTCGAGAGCCAGAAGGCCTCGCGCCATCACCATGGACCCCACGACAAGACTGAAGAGCTTGAGATAAGGTGAGGCCCCTGCAAGGGCCGTATCCATGGCGCTGTTCTTCATGGAAGCGGTTATCCAGTCCGTGACAGCCCGCAGGTCATCAAGTCCGCCTGAAAGCTGATCGGCCAGGCCATGCCGCTCCGGCGTGTTGGACAGGCGAAGATCTGCGATGACCTTCTCCACCTCTCCAAATAGCGCATCCACACAGGCTCCATCCGATTGCGTTATCTTCCGGGTGACAAGATCAATGGCCTGAATGCCGTTGGTTCCCTCATAAATCGGAGCAATACGGGCATCGCGCAGAAGCCGTGCAACGCCGGTTTCCTCCATATAGCCCATGCCGCCATGAACCTGGACGCCGATAGAGGCAACCTCGACACCGGCATCGGTGGAGAAGGCCTTGGCCAACGGGGTCAGAAGATTGGCCCGCTCCTGCCAGAACCGGGCGTCATCGCCCTCTGTGATGCGGGCCATGTCGATGGCATGGGCGCAGGCATAGCAGATAGCCCGCGATGCCGCTGTCAGGGACTGCATGGCGAGAAGATTACGCTTGACATCAGGATGAGCGGCAATCGGGTCCATCGCTCCGTCTTTGGGCGAACCTGTCGCTTTGCCCTGTTTGCGCTCCAGCGCATAGGCTATGGCATGCTGGGTGGCGCGCTCCGCAACACCCACGCCCTGAATGCCAACGGACAGACGGGCATTGTTCATCATGGTGAACATACAGGCGAGGCCGCGGTTCTCTTCTCCCACCAGCCAGCCTGTTGCACCGCCATGATCGCCGAAGATCATGGTACAGGTTGGCGACGCGTGAATACCGAGCTTGTGTTCGACGGAATGACAGATGACATCGTTGCCCTCGCCAAGGCTTCCATCTGCATTCACCAGCACTTTTGGCACCAGAAACAGCGAAATACCCCGCGTCCCCGGAGGAGCATCGGGCAGGCGGGCGAGAACAAGATGGATGATATTCTCCGTCAGGTCATGGTCGCCATAGGTGATGAAGATCTTCTGCCCGAAAATCCGGTAGGTTCCGTCTTCAGCACGCTCTGCCCGGGCTTTCAGCGCATTGAGGTCTGATCCCGCCTGAGGCTCTGTCAGGTTCATTGTGCCCATCCACTCACCGGATACAAGCCGGGGCAGATAGGTTTCCTGCAGGTCCTT is a window of Coralliovum pocilloporae DNA encoding:
- a CDS encoding FAD-binding oxidoreductase → MTSASRTQAALEEFIALLGRDTVLLPDDDQHAYLVEWRNLYRGRTPAVLRPDSTEAVARIIQIANNHKVPLVPQGGNTGLVGGQVPSEDGQEFVLSLSRLNRIREVDASGNSMTVEAGVTLEAVQQAAENADRLFPLSLASQGTCQIGGNLSTNAGGTGVLAYGSARDLVLGLEVVLPTGEIWNGLRKLRKDNTGYDLKQLFLGAEGTLGIITAAVLKLFPAPLKEEAAFVAVHSPEDALALFNTARAQAGTMLTAFELMPRIGVDFALRHLSDTRDPIERRYPWYVLMNLSTSQPDASPRRLIESILSGRLEAGQIADAALAESLQHSQEFWALRHGLSEVQKHEGGSIKHDISVPVASIPAFLNEALPAVEAFLPGARPVPFGHMGDGNLHFNVSQPVGMDKAAFLALWDDMNRLVHDIVLSYDGSISAEHGIGRLKRDLLAEVKDPLELAMMHRLKDSFDPNHILNPGRVLKTD
- the fabI gene encoding enoyl-ACP reductase FabI → MVEVQGLMAGKRGLIMGVANNRSIAWGIAKACADAGAELAFTYQGDALRKRVEPLAEQLGAHVAGHCDVTDGATIDAVFANLEEKWGKIDFLVHAIAFSDKDELTGRYVDTTAENFTRTLDISCYSLTAVAQRAEKLMTDGGSILTLTYYGAEKVMPHYNVMGVAKAALEASVKYLAADLGKKGIRVNSVSAGPIKTLAASGIGDFRYILKWNEYNAPLRRTVSIEDVGMSSLYLLSDMSRGVTGETHHVDSGYHVVGMKAVDAPDISVVKD
- a CDS encoding exodeoxyribonuclease VII small subunit — protein: MSEQASHEDIKSLSFEQALQELEAIVSQLERGDVALEKSIAIYERGEALKTHCDGLLKQAEQKVEKIRLAQDGTPAGQEPLQAD
- a CDS encoding SDR family oxidoreductase produces the protein MSLSGKTLFITGASRGIGLAISLRAARDAANVVIAAKTADPHPKLEGTIYTAAEEIEAAGGKALPLVVDVRDEGQVKGALEKTVDTFGGLDIVVNNASAIQLTNSQQTEMKRFDLMHQVNTRGTFMVSKHAVPYLTEAENPHILMLSPPLDMSEKWFKGHTAYSIAKYGMSLCVLGLAGELRSKGIAVNALWPRTTIATAAIKFALGGEAMMRSSRTPEILADSAYRIFNKPSRELTGQFLIDDTFLSEEGVTDFDQYRVDPTQRLTPDFFVPDWSEAPASLDPIK
- a CDS encoding crotonase/enoyl-CoA hydratase family protein, with the translated sequence MTDFITVEDRDRVRTVRFNRPDKKNAITAAMYASLAGAIETADDDPDVRAIAFLGTEGCFTAGNDILDFLSIAQGGDGLGADVLRFLHALASSQTPLVAGVDGIAIGVGTTMLFHCDMALATDRALFKTPFLDLGLVPEAASTLLFPKRMGYARAFEMLCLGEAVGPERAVETGFINRIVAADTLETETRALAERIAARPPSALRLSRQMMRADTPQIHARIDEEADHFKSCLSSEEATEAFMAFTQKRKPNF
- a CDS encoding acyl-CoA dehydrogenase, which encodes MTYRAPVDDIAHTLNRCAGLSDALQAGLFDDLSADLVSAILEEAGKFATERIAPINEIGDTQGVIVKDGIVTMPDGWKETYRDWCDAGWNSLTGPVDYDGQGLPTMLSVAVQDMWNSGSMAFGIGPTLTVGAVEALHTHASKDLQETYLPRLVSGEWMGTMNLTEPQAGSDLNALKARAERAEDGTYRIFGQKIFITYGDHDLTENIIHLVLARLPDAPPGTRGISLFLVPKVLVNADGSLGEGNDVICHSVEHKLGIHASPTCTMIFGDHGGATGWLVGEENRGLACMFTMMNNARLSVGIQGVGVAERATQHAIAYALERKQGKATGSPKDGAMDPIAAHPDVKRNLLAMQSLTAASRAICYACAHAIDMARITEGDDARFWQERANLLTPLAKAFSTDAGVEVASIGVQVHGGMGYMEETGVARLLRDARIAPIYEGTNGIQAIDLVTRKITQSDGACVDALFGEVEKVIADLRLSNTPERHGLADQLSGGLDDLRAVTDWITASMKNSAMDTALAGASPYLKLFSLVVGSMVMARGLLALDPSDETPKTRLITSRTLFFGANHLCETASLRRTIESGHSTALSLSLDDLAEVHGS